GCtgctatgtaaaaaaaaaaaaaaaaaaaggaaagaggattTATTTACTGGTAACCATAAACCTTCACCTTCTCATTCTGCAGTCCGTCCCTCGGTCCAACTTCCACAATCTTCACCCTTTCAGGAAGAGGCTTGGTAGCACACAAACTAatctaaaaaagataaaaacagatttaaaaaaattacagacttTACAGTAAACCATGTTCGTGTGCCTTGTTCAGGCATCATTTGAAATAgttaaatcatgaacactgaaagtgtgtgtgtgtgaagatagAAGTTTATAGCAGCAAGAAGATATCATGAACAATTTAACCTGGACTCCAGTAGGGGGCAGTAATGTTCCTTTTAGCGTTCTTTTGAACGTACATACCAAGAGAAAATTCGATAAAACCAATCAGATCGCACGGTCTCATCCGGGCTTTTTGCTGTAAGTAAGCCGTCCTGATGGGagtttcgattttttttttcggggaGTCAAAAACTTTGACTAGGCTTAGCAACAAGAGTCGACTCTTGTCACGAAAATTATTCTTCTTTCTAATTATCAAAACACCACTTTGCATTGCAATAGCAAACAGAGTACGCATCTTTGCATTGGCTGTtgtgtgagcgcgcgcgctTCATTATGGAGATTTGGTTAGTTACCCTGACAACCGCTTCGAAAGAACCGACACACCTACGCGAGTCATTCTTCAAGGAGTCAACTCAATGTGCTGGGACGAATCACTGGCTagttaaacaaatcatttacacCTTTAGAAGATCTAATGAAATCCTTGTAAAAAGTGTTTACTCTAAAGTGCGTGTGTGAAGTACATTATGGAGATTTGTTTATTAACCCTGACATCCGCTTTAAAACTAAGGAACAAACTCAACCACCGGGGCCCGATTCAAAGTCAACATCTAATTGAATCTTTGTAAAGATGAATAATGTACAGTGTGGGTGTGTTGCTTCATTGTGCATAATTGTTTGGTTACCCTGGCAACCGCTTTAAAATTAAAGAACCGACTCACCCACGCATATTGTCGACTCTTTCAGGAATCGATTTAAAGTGCTGGGACGAATCACTGGCTATTCAAACAAATTcatttgacttttatttttattgatataataataaatagtccAAATATATGTGTAAAAAGGTTACGTGTTAGTCTATACTTCGGCTtatgattaattataattaatttcaaTCGTGTAATTGAAGGTGTGTAGTATCACTAAAGGAAACTATTGTTAATTGGTATGAACGGATTTATTGTGTAtttagcaaaataataataataataataataataggatatACAGTAGAGAGGCGGTAGTATTTTTGGGGGGGACATGCAGTATTCATTCGCGATTAtaccttaaaaatatttaattaacataaccAAACCATATTGATAACCCTAATGAAGTAGTCGGTAAGACTTAAATCATTATAATAACTTTGCAAACgagctgtaaaaaaatatacatataactGACAATTAATTCACTTCCGGGATCCAAGTGACGTACAAAttatttgtccttttttgttgctgttgctgTTAAAAGCTGAAACTGGAAACAGTTAAGTAGTTCTTTACCTCCTGATCCAAGTAGTCGACCATGAAAATCGTGTTAGAGCTCCAGAAGTGAGATAAAGTGCGCTGTGTAACTCACAGTTTTGGCCCCAGCCGCTGAGAAACAGAAGCCGGGCCGGAACGCAGTGTGTACAATCCTCATCCTGACCGCCGCCATGTTCCACCACAACAACCCCACAGTGTCTCTACACTCTGTTACAACACCCACACTGCCATCTTCTGCTCAGGATCACTATAGCGCATATAAATCCCACAGCATATGATATAACAGCGTTATAACCTGCCCATGATCAAGTCTTATACGATGGAACAGCAGCTCTGCGAGTAGTTCTATATGTCaacgtttccatagtaacagatCATTCTCAAGCACTAGGATGCTACTTGACCTTTGACATAATTTAACCTGTAATCAATGATTCTGTGCAGTTTTCTGTAACAAAACATTTCAGTAGGTACGCCTGAAGTACATGGACATCTAAAATCCATGTAATGATACCTGAGTCCTGCTCCGTCTTGCAAAGATGGAAGCACACCATGTATGCTCTAGTATTAAATTACAATTTCCCAAACCTGTTTCAGCATTACATTTGGACTGGAACAACTTGATGCTGGAGGAACTGGAGTGTATTTGATATCCCAACATCTGCTCATATAGCTAACAGTGAATGAATGCAAATCCCCACACCCACATTCCAAAATCTATTGTAAAGCCTTCCCAGAACAAAAACTGTGCATAACATGTTTACAGTAATAAGCACATGGCTGTGATGGTCatgtgttcacatacttttgaaTAAAAAGTGTATTTAGGACAGTGTGTAAGCTTTCAAGATTCTCAGAAATATTACAAGCTATGTATTTAACTGTTTTctctcatttaaattattaagtaaAGGAGAAAAAGAGGGGTGGTATGGAAAAGACTGTTCATAGCTTCTATAATGTGATAGTGTGATCAATCTGGTTGGTAGACAAGCTACAACATTCAACAGAAAAAGTATCcataaaaaatgttgcatgttTGATATGTCTATACTACTATAGGCCTTATGACTGGACTTATATCATAGTTAAGTAATAAACCGGTGCATTGAACGAGGTGGGATCAAAAAGTTCAGAGATTAGCTCTGTCTACAAGCTCTGTCTTTCCGCCGTATGTCTTCGGGTTAAAATCCTGGCAGTATAATTCGCTATTGATGGTATGGCCCCTGTGCTCAATGAAGCAAATGTCGAAAAAGACAATCAGCATGCACTTGGTTGAGCTGCGAACCTGCCTCGCCTTTTTTGCTCatggagatgatgggctcttccactcTGAAGCCTGTTGCTTTATCTCAGGGTCATACTTATACACCCAAGAAGGGCAGGTCATCCACGGCATGCTGAccgagttcttggcagactttgaCGTGATGGttcttctgctcctgggtcagcagcctggagacaaacttggcagcaacatggTGCTTGTTCAGATAGCACgaggattgcctggactgttccgTATGACACACCGATATTTTAGGGTTGAGCGTGTTGAAGGTCTTTCTGAACTTTCATCGTCTTAAAGTAATGTTCTTCCGCTCTTAAAGCATGAGCGCCTCTCAAAAAACCTTGGACGACTCATTGCAGCATCACTGTAAACTTGCAGAATTATGTCAAGCAtttctgtggcagatttgcccagtttcatgcAGAATTTCACATTCGTTTCTAGTCCTAaattgctgtccatgatgaataACACCAGTTGGACAGCTTCCGATGTACACAGAACAAGATCTTTGCGCAAattgacttatgaaggtcggtgctcccTGACTGTGTGTGCAGAGTTGTGCTGCCACCTGTTGCCTCATTACAAAACTACAGTAGTCTCAAAATCTTTTGATACCACTTCCTATtgtgtttgtataaaaaaaaagagaaaaagaaatcatcACTTTTGGCATACTTTAGTAacaattttattctgtttttagcaaatgcaataataaatgcatatctttattcattaaaaaagtaaaaacaagatGTGGTCAATGTGTCACcaagaaaaacaataataataataataataataataataataataatagaagaaTGATTGATAAAGAAGTGCAAAGAGTATTCATTTCCATAAAATTATACATGAAACattaggagaaaaatatatgatGCTTGATTGTTCCAACGAAGATGTAATGAAAGTCACATGGACAAACGTATAAGAATCTTTACAACAGCCTAAAATATTTGCCAATGCAAACATTAATGTGAATCAAAAAATTTCAAGCATGGCATAGGAAAATGCAAGAAAATCGATTTTTTATGCCAAAATATTACGTTGCGAGATTTCAGGATATAAGAAGCAAGAGGGAATAATTTAACCAagtttaatagtgaaataaattatttacattttttaaatttttataatacaattatacatGTATAGAACATTTTCTTTGATTCAAAGATGCCCATTTTTGGAAAAAGTGAAGCTGAATTCGGTGCACATCACTTACttgttcacacaaacacacacacacactctctccctctcacacagacacgcagacacacaaacgcacacaaggTCACTTCGCACTGGGTTCCTCGTCACTGTCCTCTACTTCCTGAATGATGAGGTCAGTTCCTGAATCCTCAGCAAGGTCATCCTCATCCTCCACCCCCCACGAGGCATTGCGGCTTCCCTCCAGTTCCTCCTCCACGCCAAGCAAAAGCCCTGGCTCCTCTGTGCTGGCGTCGGTGCCATCACGCGCCACCAGGCCACTCTCCTGAAGGCACGCTTCACAGAGTCTGTATCGCCGTGAGCCCTCACACACCACACGGCTGTTCTGCTCCGTCACATGTCGCTTACACTTCCGGCACACAAGCTTACGTGCCTGGTGGATCTAAAAAGATAAATCAGTGGAGTCAGTTAATGATTAAGACACTTTgatgttcattgttttattactgtattgttttatatGGAAACTACGAGGTGCATGAGAACGGAAGCTAGTACGTGTTGAGAGGTGTTGAAAGTGCAAATCtagaaaattaagaaaaaaggaACCTAGGATATGTAGGAAATAGAGAAGTTGCAGAGGGAAGGTGGTGGGAAGGAAATAAGTAAGTTTGTATGAGTAGGAATAGGGAGTAGAAAGGGCATATGAATAGAAATTAAGAAATCAATAAGCATATAAATTAGCCTCATTAAGTAGATAATTTGATGGAAATATTAAATAGAAAGTTCCAAAAGTTCCTCACGGTCTCAAAGTGGCTGCGCAGGTGCTCGAGACGAGTGAAGCGCTTACTGCAGGCCTGGCAAGGGTACGGCCTCTCACCCGTGTGGCACCTCAAGTGTCTCTTCAGATCCGCCTTCCTCttcacagtgtgtgtgcagaaCGGGCACTTAAAGCGCACAGTGGGAGTGGAGTCTAagggtgagaaagagagagagagagagagagagagactgggatTTACAAGATGAAGGAAGACGGCATTACAGTATAAGACATATCAGGATAGCTCTAGGTgaggcaaaaacaaaacatgacatgCATGACTTTCTTTTTCAGTTGTCTATCTCTTTGTCTTGGGCATTTTTTTAGCATGCAAAAGTAAACATTTAACTCTTGGATTTTACTCCATCACATCGGATTACATTACGGATAGCATAGCTATCAAAGTCAAATTATGTTACTTTATGCTCAAGTAAAATAACTTGACAATTTCCAAACGTGCATACAAGCATCAGAAACAATGCGAGAAAACATCATCTGCCAGACAATGCTTGGTTTTATTTATAAGAATGATAGGAGATTTTGATCTAATTTCAGATGGAATGTAGTCACTGATTAACTGATGCTTTAATGATGAGATAATGACAAAATGAGACCCAAATATATCATATCATCATATTATTGATGCTAACCTTTGTTAAAAACTCCCACAACACCTACGATGGTAGGCAGGGTGGCATAGAGTTCGTCCGCTTTCTGTGTGCCCGCCGTTGCCCTCTGGAGGTCGATCGGTGAACTATCGTCTGGGGTGTACCGATGAGTGGCTGATCTTTTCCTGGTTCCTCTTCTCCTGGGCTCAGAAACCGCGTCAAACTGTTCCACCTGGTCGTCCTTTAAGCCTGCCTCCAGAACCTGCTGGCACTGCGGGCTATGGTCATTTGTCACCTCTGCTTCGTACGCGTCTTCCTCCTTGGTGTCGTCCTGGTGCTCCCACAAGATGCTTTGCGGAGGCAGGGTGTCCTCCGTCGCATCCTTGGCGCTTATCTCCAGGGAGGACTCGATGAAGGCTTTGCAGTAGGCGATGACATTGTCCATCTGCAGGTAGCTGGCGGCAGACATCACCTCGATCACGTTGCCGCTGCCCAAAGCCAGATGACCTGAGTATACGAAGTCTAGAATGGTGGCAAAGGTGTCAGGGGCGAAGGCGTCGAACGAGGCCCTTGCGGGTTCCAGGCTTTCTCGCGCACCCTGAGACAACAGCATGCGGAAGTAGCCACTGCTCCCGAAAAGGACGTTGCGATGTGCGCGGAAAAGGCGTCCACCTACCAGCACGTTGCAGTCGCAGAACAGCTCCTGGCGCCGCTGCTGGTCCAACTGCTTCAGGAGGCAACTGTGGTGGTTGGCAGACATGTCGGCGCTCGTCCATCTGTGCACCGGCCTGAAATAACATCCAAAAATGATACACAGATGGAAAACAGTTCTCTGATGGTGTGGAGTACATTCGGGTCCATAAAGGTTTTCCTTTCAGTCTGGACCTTTAAACACTATGTGTAAGTTTATATGGAAGCAAATCATTTCTCTTTTTACAACAGaaacaatgtttattttctccGTCTAGGACAAATTCTCAAAAGATTTCATTTCAAATAGCACAGATACTGTATCTTTGTCATTcgtaatataaaacatttatttgaataCTAAGGACAAAAATATTCTGAAACATTTGTACCAATTATCTGAGGCATTGTATGATTTTATGAAGGGAACACActattcaaaagtaggctcaagacgcatctctttaatctggcatacgcgtaactcatcccataacctcatactccagtacacctatcctgaatggcaactacgctaattctctccatcttttctgtatttttctacccatcctgagacatctggagattgtgccagcttcagtagacaaaggccaaccctgcgaggtttctaaggcatcttgagaaggacctgctccagctagattctgctttatgatggctggagctacacatcctgctcctgtgtttccagtgatcctgaccccatctgccctctgcacctactgctgaactgaatctacacaacttcacacttgatgttatttctatctgttatcacccagatgaggatgggttccctgttgagtctggttcctctcaaggtttcttcctattgccatctcagggagtttttccttgccactgtcgccgtcacccttaacttgctcatcagagacatttcattcatcattcattcatttcattattatctagacacatttttctcacacatacacacttccaaatattttcttttcttttcttttctaaaaaaaaaaaaaaaaaaactttaatttttttttttttgtgaagctgctttgggacaatgaccattgttaaaagcgctatataaataaaattgaattgaattgaattgaatatttacACCGCTTACAGTGTagtgggaagcctggagcctattccagtgGGACAAAGGGCATAACCCCAGGAAAGAGTGCCAGTCCACCGTAGGGTACACAAGCatacatacacccacacacgctACGGATAATTCGAAAACACTAACAAGCCAAATTTATCAACTGTCTAAGGAAACAGAAAACTAGGAAGAAATCCACCTAACATGCACCTAACCTAACTGCACACACATAGACTCGAACCCTCGActctagaggtgcaaggccacagtgctaaacactacgtCACTGTGTCACCATAAAGGGAATAATGAATAACATAAACCCTTTGGGGCAGGTATAAGAAGTGGTAGGTTTGAAGCTGTCTGAATTTTTGAAATAGTGACCCTGAGTTATTAGGATAGGGCAGATAAGGTGTATGGAAATGGTTGGAAATTAAAAGGCAGGTGGTTTCAGAAGTGGGAGCTACAGTATAGTAGGATGTCTGAAAACTAGACACCTATCATCCATGTTCTTCTACCCGTTCAACCGTCCTTATTTTTGAATGCTTAAGAACACAAATGCTAGATGGTGTCCAGGGCAGAACATGCAGAAAGTGGAAAgtaagtaaatatattttaaatatattttttatgtaattatttttttttacatatagagcaaatgttttcaaacagtctttttttaaacagtttttttctcagTTCTTTTTCAGTtatgaatgtaaaatatttttagattgtACATactgataatatatatatatatatatatatatatatatatatatatatatatgtgtgtttttttatttttttttatttttttttgcattatttatatttatttgatggatgtagcttttttttttttttttttaaatacactgcctggccaaaaaagtcacacactttcATTCGGTCACCTTTTGATTAattttgattacagcacacaatgtggtggccagttcatgtgttcATGTGGCCAGTTCCTCATTCTCTccaaaagcaaaaaagaaaaactccatagatgtgatatcctggtcattcagtacattcaggtcatcagctgactttttttatttccacataacattgctaaaCCTGAACAACTGAGATAACCCCagaacactgtctccagaggcttgtacagtgggcactacgCATGATTGGTGTattgcttcccttcttaccctgatagGTCCAGACTGACCTTATTCCAGATGGGCGCATCAGACAACATGTTGGCTGCCCCTGTCGAGGGGTCGACACTGCCGATTATTCGATCTGCATCCAATCCGCACACaacacaggttttacg
This genomic stretch from Clarias gariepinus isolate MV-2021 ecotype Netherlands chromosome 13, CGAR_prim_01v2, whole genome shotgun sequence harbors:
- the zbtb8a gene encoding zinc finger and BTB domain-containing protein 8A, whose amino-acid sequence is MEMVCENGTRRPYRTQSEADRQPVHRWTSADMSANHHSCLLKQLDQQRRQELFCDCNVLVGGRLFRAHRNVLFGSSGYFRMLLSQGARESLEPARASFDAFAPDTFATILDFVYSGHLALGSGNVIEVMSAASYLQMDNVIAYCKAFIESSLEISAKDATEDTLPPQSILWEHQDDTKEEDAYEAEVTNDHSPQCQQVLEAGLKDDQVEQFDAVSEPRRRGTRKRSATHRYTPDDSSPIDLQRATAGTQKADELYATLPTIVGVVGVFNKDSTPTVRFKCPFCTHTVKRKADLKRHLRCHTGERPYPCQACSKRFTRLEHLRSHFETIHQARKLVCRKCKRHVTEQNSRVVCEGSRRYRLCEACLQESGLVARDGTDASTEEPGLLLGVEEELEGSRNASWGVEDEDDLAEDSGTDLIIQEVEDSDEEPSAK